DNA from Longimicrobiaceae bacterium:
CTTCTCTCCGCGGACGTAGAGTCCTGCGGCGCGGTCGATTAGCTCAGCTGGTTAGAGCGCTCGCCTCACATGCGAGAGGTCCGGGGTTCGAGTCCCTGATCGACCACTGGTGCCGGGGATGTAGCTCAGATGGGAGAGCGCTGCAATCGCACTGCAGAGGTCAGGGGTTCGATTCCCCTCATCTCCATCCGGACGAGATAGACGAGGCCCCGCCGTGGCAGATGCCGCGGCGGGGCTTCCGCATTTCGGCAGCGTTCTCTCCCGCGAGGCTGCCGTGCAGAGGGCGGTGGGGCTTACGCGTCCGGGCTTTCGAGAATGGCCTCGATGGCAGAGAGGAGCGGCGGGAGGTCGGCCAACACGGTGTTCCAGACGATGTCGTGGTCGATGTCGAAGTACGCGTGGATCAGCCGGTTCCGCATGGCGACGATGGCTGCCCAGGGCAGCTCGGGGTGGCGTTCCCGAAGCTCCGGGCTCATCCGGCTGGCGGCTTCGCCCACGATCTCGACGTCCTTCACGATCGAGAGGAGGAGCTGCCGGTCGGTGTCCAGGTCGGCACGGGTGCGCCCCGCCGCGAAGCGCAGGGCCTCGCGCCCGGCGTCGCGCATGTGGTGCAGACGCATCCGGTCTTCAGGCCGCATACAGGATCGCGGCCCCGTCCAGCACCTCCTGCCGGAAGTAGCGGCTCAGCTCGTTGGGGGTGCGCAGGTCCACCTTGCGTCCCACGATCTCGCCCAGCTCCAGCTCCAGTGCGGCGAGGGTGAGGAGGCCCACGCTGACGCCCGGCTCGAACTCCACCAGGACGTCCACGTCGCTGTCGGGGCGGAAATCCTCGCGCAGCACGGAGCCGAAGAGCCGCAGCCGCCGGACGCCGTGCCTGCGGCAGAACTCGGCGATGCGCTCGTGAGGGA
Protein-coding regions in this window:
- a CDS encoding nucleotidyltransferase domain-containing protein, which translates into the protein MPARIEFPHERIAEFCRRHGVRRLRLFGSVLREDFRPDSDVDVLVEFEPGVSVGLLTLAALELELGEIVGRKVDLRTPNELSRYFRQEVLDGAAILYAA
- a CDS encoding HepT-like ribonuclease domain-containing protein, producing the protein MRPEDRMRLHHMRDAGREALRFAAGRTRADLDTDRQLLLSIVKDVEIVGEAASRMSPELRERHPELPWAAIVAMRNRLIHAYFDIDHDIVWNTVLADLPPLLSAIEAILESPDA